One Lentibacillus cibarius DNA window includes the following coding sequences:
- the thrC gene encoding threonine synthase: MTWQGVIRQFRTQLPVTDSTPELSLYEGNTPLIHFPNLSEQLGIELYGKTEGINPTGSFKDRGMVMAVAKAVEAGSEAVICASTGNTSASAAAYAARAGLKAIVVIPKGKIALGKLAQAVMYGASIVEIDGNFDDALKIVRKLSETEPVTLVNSVNPYRLEGQKTAAFEVCEQLGTAPDILSIPVGNAGNISAYWKGFTEYNEVNRTGLPKMYGFEAEGAAAIVREEVITQPETIATAIRIGNPASWQLALKARDESDGKIDSVTDAEIANAYKLLASREGVFAEPASCASVAGIIKQCEDGLIAKGATVVAVLTGNGLKDPQTAIDQIDTAPVTLPNDEDVIFDYIKKLVRV, from the coding sequence ATGACATGGCAAGGCGTAATAAGACAATTCAGGACACAGCTGCCGGTGACAGACAGCACCCCGGAATTGTCACTTTATGAAGGCAATACACCACTTATTCACTTTCCGAATCTTTCCGAACAGCTTGGAATTGAATTATACGGCAAAACGGAAGGCATTAATCCTACAGGTTCATTTAAGGACAGAGGTATGGTTATGGCTGTTGCTAAGGCGGTGGAAGCGGGTAGTGAAGCCGTTATTTGTGCATCAACCGGGAATACGTCTGCTTCTGCTGCAGCCTACGCGGCTAGGGCTGGATTAAAGGCGATTGTCGTTATCCCGAAAGGAAAAATTGCTCTTGGAAAGCTTGCCCAGGCAGTGATGTATGGGGCATCCATTGTTGAAATTGATGGTAATTTTGACGATGCGTTGAAGATTGTAAGGAAATTAAGTGAAACTGAACCAGTGACATTGGTCAACTCGGTTAACCCATATCGATTAGAGGGGCAAAAAACAGCAGCCTTCGAGGTTTGTGAACAGCTTGGAACTGCACCGGATATTTTAAGTATTCCTGTCGGTAACGCTGGTAACATTAGCGCTTACTGGAAGGGGTTTACGGAATATAATGAAGTGAACAGAACCGGTTTACCAAAAATGTACGGTTTTGAGGCGGAGGGTGCTGCAGCCATTGTTCGTGAAGAAGTCATTACTCAGCCGGAGACCATTGCTACGGCCATACGAATCGGTAATCCGGCGAGTTGGCAGCTGGCACTCAAGGCACGGGATGAATCCGATGGGAAAATCGATTCCGTGACAGATGCGGAAATTGCCAATGCGTACAAGCTGCTTGCCAGTAGGGAGGGTGTATTTGCAGAGCCCGCATCTTGTGCTTCTGTAGCAGGTATAATCAAACAGTGTGAGGATGGATTGATTGCTAAGGGAGCAACAGTTGTAGCTGTTCTTACCGGAAATGGATTGAAAGATCCGCAAACGGCAATTGATCAGATAGATACTGCCCCGGTGACCTTACCAAATGATGAGGACGTAATTTTTGATTATATCAAGAAGCTGGTACGTGTATGA
- a CDS encoding squalene/phytoene synthase family protein, with protein MNQAKQLQKDANNILKQTSRTFYVPITLLKSPLKQTVGSAYLCMRAVDEIEDHVELNVQTKQYLLRSTSALLQHPFNDQAYRELLRPYESLLPEVTVRLGDWIRLCPDGIVDKVKESTSIMAAGMADWAEKGWHIKTKEDLDDYTYYVAGLVGVMLSDIWKWYDGTETDRELAIGYGRGLQAVNILRNQDEDSERGVNFVPNGWNRDDMFHYTESNLAQADEYMKAIKTRNILLFCRIPLALAKRTVKALKEGREKISRYEVETIVEEMKDD; from the coding sequence TTGAATCAAGCAAAACAATTGCAAAAAGATGCAAATAATATATTGAAACAGACAAGCCGTACATTTTACGTACCAATAACATTACTAAAATCACCATTGAAACAAACAGTTGGATCGGCCTATCTATGCATGCGTGCTGTTGATGAGATAGAGGACCATGTAGAATTGAACGTACAAACAAAACAGTATCTGCTAAGGTCAACAAGCGCATTATTGCAACATCCGTTTAACGACCAGGCATACCGGGAATTGTTGCGGCCCTATGAGTCTTTACTTCCAGAAGTAACGGTAAGGTTGGGAGATTGGATTCGTCTATGCCCGGATGGGATTGTTGATAAAGTTAAAGAATCGACAAGCATCATGGCTGCCGGAATGGCTGACTGGGCGGAAAAAGGCTGGCATATTAAAACGAAAGAAGACCTTGATGATTATACATATTACGTTGCTGGTCTCGTAGGTGTCATGCTGTCAGACATCTGGAAATGGTATGACGGGACGGAAACAGATCGTGAGCTTGCGATAGGCTATGGACGCGGACTACAAGCAGTGAATATATTGCGCAACCAGGACGAGGACAGTGAACGTGGTGTGAACTTTGTACCAAATGGTTGGAATCGGGATGACATGTTTCACTACACCGAAAGTAATCTTGCGCAGGCTGACGAGTATATGAAGGCTATTAAGACCCGTAATATTCTGCTGTTTTGCAGAATCCCGCTTGCATTGGCAAAGCGGACGGTCAAAGCATTGAAAGAGGGCCGGGAAAAGATTTCCAGGTATGAAGTGGAGACAATTGTAGAGGAAATGAAGGATGATTAG
- the thiD gene encoding bifunctional hydroxymethylpyrimidine kinase/phosphomethylpyrimidine kinase — MNYIPASLTIAGTDPSGGAGIQADLKTFQELQSYAMSVITSVVAQNTTGVQDVQHMPTSMIKQQLESVISDIPFQAFKTGMLANIDIMQAVAEKISPLDIPYIMDPVMVAASGDRLIAEDAQIYLRENLLPLTTVTTPNIPEAEVITDRTIDTLEDMQQAAKQIVHEYGAGAALVKGGHMQGEAVDFLYDGNTTHTLSAERINTNNTHGTGCTYSAAIAAYMSHGYPLPEAVQKAKEYVTAAIRHSFPIGNGSGPTNHWALRKELV; from the coding sequence ATGAACTATATTCCTGCGTCATTGACGATTGCCGGCACAGACCCAAGCGGTGGTGCCGGTATTCAGGCAGACTTAAAAACGTTTCAAGAGTTGCAATCATACGCGATGTCCGTCATCACCTCGGTTGTCGCGCAAAATACAACAGGTGTCCAGGATGTACAGCATATGCCTACATCCATGATTAAACAGCAACTGGAATCGGTTATTTCCGATATCCCTTTCCAAGCGTTTAAAACCGGTATGCTTGCCAATATCGATATTATGCAGGCGGTAGCTGAAAAGATTTCCCCACTGGACATTCCATATATTATGGATCCGGTCATGGTTGCAGCAAGTGGTGACCGATTAATTGCTGAAGATGCGCAAATATATTTACGTGAAAATCTTCTTCCGCTGACAACAGTGACAACACCGAACATACCGGAAGCAGAGGTCATCACCGACAGGACGATAGATACGCTCGAGGATATGCAGCAGGCCGCCAAACAGATTGTCCACGAGTACGGCGCAGGTGCTGCTTTAGTTAAAGGTGGTCACATGCAGGGAGAGGCTGTGGATTTTCTATATGATGGAAACACGACTCACACCCTTTCAGCGGAACGCATTAATACAAACAACACACACGGGACCGGATGTACTTATTCTGCGGCCATCGCAGCGTATATGAGCCACGGGTATCCATTGCCGGAAGCCGTACAAAAAGCAAAAGAATATGTGACCGCGGCTATTCGCCATTCATTTCCCATTGGCAATGGAAGTGGTCCAACTAACCATTGGGCACTGCGAAAGGAATTGGTGTAG
- the thiM gene encoding hydroxyethylthiazole kinase yields the protein MNKTIILEVRETTPLIHHLTNQVVMNFSANGLLSFGAAPVMAKAEEEAADMAANADGVLLNIGTLTANELDSMVRAGKAANEKGIPIVIDPVGVAATPFRTTAVKKILSDVQPTVLKGNAGELAHLVEIPWETKGVESIGDGNADEIASKVAEMYQCTAVVTGQTDVLCTSGEIEHNTTGHPFLGKITGAGCLLGSVLTACLTTNNNVQKQTLAAVNFYGLAAEYAAKQTDVNGPGTFLPHFIDALSFDPSKLERK from the coding sequence ATGAATAAAACAATTATTCTAGAAGTGCGTGAAACAACCCCACTGATCCATCATCTGACCAATCAGGTAGTCATGAACTTTTCGGCAAATGGATTGCTATCATTTGGAGCAGCACCAGTGATGGCCAAGGCTGAAGAGGAAGCCGCTGACATGGCTGCTAATGCGGATGGCGTTCTGCTTAATATAGGCACATTAACCGCTAACGAGCTAGATTCCATGGTTCGTGCCGGTAAAGCTGCCAATGAAAAAGGAATTCCAATTGTCATTGACCCGGTCGGTGTTGCGGCAACCCCATTCCGGACAACTGCGGTAAAAAAGATTTTAAGTGACGTACAGCCGACTGTCCTCAAGGGAAATGCAGGTGAGCTTGCACACCTCGTCGAAATTCCGTGGGAGACGAAGGGCGTTGAATCAATTGGGGATGGCAATGCAGACGAGATAGCTTCAAAGGTGGCCGAGATGTATCAATGTACTGCCGTTGTCACCGGGCAAACAGATGTCTTATGCACTAGTGGTGAGATTGAGCATAACACCACAGGTCATCCATTTTTAGGAAAAATAACCGGTGCAGGATGCCTGCTTGGTTCTGTCTTAACAGCTTGCCTGACAACAAACAATAATGTTCAAAAACAGACTTTAGCAGCAGTAAACTTTTATGGACTGGCTGCTGAATATGCCGCCAAACAAACAGATGTCAACGGACCCGGAACATTCTTGCCCCACTTTATCGATGCATTATCCTTTGATCCTAGCAAGCTGGAAAGGAAGTAA
- a CDS encoding glycine betaine ABC transporter substrate-binding protein, whose product MGEVLEDIGYNVDVKQVETGPMWASVADGSADFTASAWLPESQKQYWEKYKDQVVEVNQTLDKAPLALTVPTYMEDINSVEDLKGNTELGEKVNWKITGIDSGAGIMSLTDQAIKDYGLDKWELQHSSEAAMITELKSAIENKEPIVVTLWKPHWTFGVMDLNMLKDPKGTYGGDGGHISIVAHKDLKDNAPAAFKFINQYTESYEMIEKLMPQVFAEDKDPEKVARQFIKDNPDLIDKWTKGIPAE is encoded by the coding sequence ATGGGAGAAGTACTAGAGGATATTGGATATAATGTTGATGTGAAGCAAGTTGAAACTGGACCAATGTGGGCCAGTGTTGCTGATGGATCAGCTGATTTCACAGCATCTGCATGGTTGCCGGAGAGCCAAAAACAATATTGGGAGAAGTATAAAGATCAAGTTGTGGAAGTAAATCAAACACTTGACAAAGCACCGTTAGCTTTAACAGTACCAACCTATATGGAAGATATTAATTCTGTAGAAGACTTGAAAGGCAATACGGAACTTGGCGAGAAAGTTAATTGGAAGATTACGGGTATAGACTCAGGTGCCGGTATTATGAGCTTAACAGATCAAGCCATTAAGGATTACGGGCTGGATAAGTGGGAACTCCAGCACAGCTCTGAAGCTGCCATGATTACCGAGTTAAAATCCGCGATTGAAAATAAAGAACCTATTGTTGTTACACTTTGGAAGCCGCACTGGACGTTTGGTGTAATGGATTTAAACATGCTGAAAGATCCTAAAGGCACGTATGGTGGCGATGGTGGACATATTAGTATTGTCGCTCATAAAGATTTGAAAGATAATGCTCCGGCGGCCTTCAAGTTCATCAACCAGTATACGGAATCCTATGAGATGATTGAAAAACTCATGCCTCAAGTATTTGCAGAGGACAAAGACCCGGAAAAAGTTGCGCGGCAATTTATTAAGGATAATCCAGATCTAATTGATAAATGGACAAAAGGAATTCCAGCTGAATAA
- a CDS encoding group-specific protein produces the protein MGKCMIDHSHQDVVEKLESLKSFLPKDLITKINRFLDNSHGQETLNTLFHLLKKYDLASEEERLDRNKKLHSLISG, from the coding sequence ATGGGGAAATGCATGATTGATCATTCACATCAGGATGTTGTGGAAAAGCTAGAGAGTCTAAAAAGTTTTTTGCCTAAAGATTTAATTACAAAAATAAACCGATTTTTAGATAATAGTCACGGACAGGAAACATTGAACACGCTTTTTCATTTGTTGAAAAAATATGATCTCGCTTCGGAAGAGGAACGGTTAGACCGGAATAAGAAGCTGCACTCGCTTATCAGTGGATAA
- a CDS encoding homoserine dehydrogenase — translation MKDNVAVGLLGVGVVGSGVINLIEKHQEKLAHQLGCGVHVKSALVRNLDKQRDTGADMNGTMLTTDPDAVLGDPEIDVVVEVMGGIDEAREVILKAFKAKKHVVTANKDLVALHGGELHEAAERNKCDFYYEASVAGGIPILRGITDGFASDHIEQLMGIVNGTTNYIMTKMNQEGLSYEAALQEAQERGFAEADPASDVEGLDAARKMAILARLAFSTYIDLEDVEVTGIKDIDIVDLQYSDSLGFTMKLIGFANFDGTQVEVNVQPVLISKQHPLADVKNEYNAVYVYGEAIGEAMFYGAGAGSMPTASAVISDVVTVIKNMHRGVTGGQFVEPRFKKRLKSDEQRFGEYYFRVHATDEAGVFSRISSLFNELDISFKQILQNPSEDDDVAEIVVITHRTSLHNMQKALEELKNLEQVKAIKSFYKVEGDADA, via the coding sequence TTGAAAGATAATGTAGCAGTTGGATTATTAGGCGTCGGTGTTGTTGGCTCCGGGGTCATTAATTTAATTGAAAAACATCAGGAGAAACTGGCCCACCAGTTGGGGTGTGGTGTCCATGTAAAAAGTGCACTCGTACGTAACCTTGATAAGCAGAGGGACACCGGTGCGGATATGAACGGTACTATGCTAACAACAGACCCGGATGCTGTCCTAGGTGACCCGGAAATTGACGTTGTTGTAGAAGTAATGGGCGGTATTGATGAAGCGCGTGAAGTCATCTTAAAAGCATTTAAAGCTAAAAAGCATGTCGTGACAGCGAATAAAGATTTGGTTGCCCTTCATGGGGGTGAGTTGCATGAGGCTGCTGAACGCAATAAATGCGACTTTTATTATGAAGCCAGCGTTGCCGGCGGAATTCCAATCTTAAGAGGGATCACCGACGGATTCGCATCCGACCATATTGAACAATTAATGGGCATCGTGAACGGTACGACCAATTACATAATGACAAAGATGAACCAGGAAGGACTCAGCTATGAGGCCGCATTACAAGAAGCGCAGGAACGCGGATTCGCCGAAGCTGATCCTGCATCAGATGTTGAAGGACTTGACGCTGCAAGGAAAATGGCCATTTTGGCACGACTTGCCTTCTCCACTTACATCGATCTTGAAGATGTAGAAGTAACAGGGATAAAAGATATTGATATAGTCGATCTGCAATATAGTGATAGTTTAGGATTCACAATGAAGCTGATTGGATTTGCTAATTTTGACGGCACACAAGTAGAAGTGAACGTTCAGCCGGTGCTTATTTCCAAACAGCATCCACTTGCAGATGTCAAAAATGAATATAATGCTGTGTATGTTTACGGTGAAGCAATTGGAGAGGCGATGTTCTATGGTGCAGGCGCCGGAAGTATGCCTACAGCATCAGCGGTTATATCTGATGTGGTTACAGTAATTAAAAACATGCACCGTGGCGTAACAGGCGGCCAATTTGTTGAGCCGCGTTTTAAGAAGCGTCTTAAATCTGATGAACAGCGATTTGGGGAGTATTACTTCCGTGTTCATGCTACCGATGAGGCTGGTGTATTCTCCAGGATTTCATCATTATTTAATGAGTTGGATATTAGCTTTAAACAAATATTGCAGAATCCATCAGAAGACGATGACGTAGCAGAAATTGTTGTCATAACCCATAGAACGTCACTGCACAATATGCAAAAAGCCTTAGAAGAACTGAAAAATCTGGAACAAGTAAAGGCTATCAAGAGTTTTTATAAAGTAGAAGGAGATGCTGACGCATGA
- the thiE gene encoding thiamine phosphate synthase, whose amino-acid sequence MNLRKYFIMGSQNCDHDPTTILEEAAKAGITAFQFREKGKGSLTGKEKRELGFKLRDICARHHVMFFVNDDIELAEPLEADGIHVGQDDMRLDELRERFPDKIIGLSVSNQHEVDSSPVHLADYLGAGPIFSTSTKDDVKQAVGTEWIKVLKHHYPDIPIVGIGGINEQNAASVINAGADGVSVISAITKAENIEAVVENL is encoded by the coding sequence ATGAACTTACGAAAATACTTCATCATGGGAAGCCAGAACTGTGACCACGATCCCACGACTATTTTAGAGGAAGCAGCAAAAGCCGGCATTACTGCTTTTCAATTCCGTGAAAAAGGAAAAGGCTCACTGACCGGCAAGGAAAAGCGGGAATTAGGTTTCAAACTCCGTGACATTTGCGCCCGGCACCATGTAATGTTTTTTGTTAATGATGACATTGAACTGGCCGAACCACTGGAAGCTGACGGCATCCATGTCGGTCAGGACGATATGCGACTGGATGAATTACGAGAGAGGTTTCCGGATAAAATCATCGGACTGTCTGTCTCCAATCAGCATGAAGTAGATAGTAGCCCGGTTCATCTCGCTGACTACCTTGGTGCCGGACCGATTTTTTCAACGTCAACCAAAGACGATGTCAAACAAGCAGTCGGTACCGAGTGGATTAAAGTACTGAAGCATCACTATCCTGACATACCAATTGTGGGAATTGGCGGCATTAATGAACAAAATGCAGCATCGGTGATCAATGCTGGTGCGGATGGAGTTTCTGTTATTTCAGCTATTACAAAAGCGGAAAATATAGAAGCAGTCGTCGAAAACCTTTAA
- a CDS encoding YaiI/YqxD family protein encodes MKIYVDADACPVKQTIVDIAHEYVVPVILVKSFSHFSHDDEQSGVKTVYVDTGAEAADYRIMQLAQSDDIIITQDYGLASLALSKGCIVLHHKGFAYTNRNIDQLLQSRYINAMARKSGKRTKGPKAFTNEDELQFKRLFRKTLEELI; translated from the coding sequence ATGAAAATTTACGTTGATGCGGATGCCTGTCCAGTTAAACAAACGATTGTTGACATTGCTCACGAATATGTTGTTCCAGTTATACTCGTGAAAAGTTTTTCCCATTTTTCACATGATGACGAGCAATCCGGCGTCAAAACAGTATATGTTGACACAGGGGCTGAAGCTGCGGATTATCGGATTATGCAATTAGCACAAAGCGACGATATTATTATTACACAAGATTACGGCCTGGCATCTCTCGCCCTCTCCAAAGGATGTATTGTTCTCCATCACAAAGGGTTTGCTTACACGAACCGAAACATCGATCAGTTACTGCAGTCACGCTATATAAATGCAATGGCACGTAAAAGCGGCAAACGCACAAAAGGACCAAAAGCTTTCACGAACGAAGATGAACTACAATTTAAACGTCTGTTTCGAAAAACACTCGAGGAATTAATTTAG
- a CDS encoding cytochrome P450, with protein sequence MAIPREKGLDHTLTMLSEGYNYIGSRRKRFASDIFQTRLLGKKVICIGGEEAAGVFYDEEKFKRKGVAPNRVKQTLFGKKGVQGLDGAAHKHRKQLFMSLMTPERLNNLKDITEKQWEIAVANWQEKKKFPLFHEAEKIMCRIACQWAGVPLFANELNRRTNDLSAMIDAFGAVGPRHWRGRTARNRSEQWIRNMIDQVRNGKQHPNMDTALYAMAWHRDLNGNLLDLQTSAVELLNIVRPIVAIGRYVTFGALAMHDFPETNEKLKTGDDGYSRMFVQEVRRYYPFGPFLGAKVRNDFTWGGHHFKKDTLVFLDIYGTNHDPDLWKEPYTFNPERFKEWKGRLFDFIPQGGGDYHMGHRCAGEWVTIEVMKVSLEFLANHMDYKVPKQDLRYDMVRIPSLPKSRFMISDVTAK encoded by the coding sequence ATGGCTATACCACGAGAAAAAGGATTGGATCATACGCTTACCATGCTGTCGGAGGGCTATAATTATATTGGAAGCCGACGTAAGCGCTTTGCCTCAGATATTTTTCAAACTCGGCTATTAGGTAAGAAGGTTATTTGCATTGGCGGTGAGGAAGCCGCTGGAGTTTTTTATGACGAAGAAAAGTTTAAACGAAAAGGAGTGGCACCAAACCGGGTCAAGCAAACATTATTTGGAAAAAAAGGTGTACAGGGGTTGGATGGTGCTGCCCATAAGCATCGGAAACAGCTATTTATGTCACTAATGACACCTGAGCGGCTTAATAACTTGAAAGACATAACTGAAAAACAATGGGAAATTGCGGTGGCTAACTGGCAAGAGAAGAAAAAGTTCCCCCTTTTTCATGAAGCGGAGAAAATCATGTGTCGTATTGCTTGTCAATGGGCAGGCGTACCGTTATTCGCCAACGAGTTGAACAGGCGGACTAATGATCTCTCGGCAATGATTGATGCATTTGGAGCAGTCGGGCCGAGGCATTGGCGTGGACGAACAGCCCGTAACCGTTCCGAGCAATGGATTAGAAATATGATTGATCAGGTCCGTAATGGAAAACAACATCCAAATATGGATACCGCTTTGTATGCTATGGCGTGGCACCGTGATTTGAATGGTAACCTGCTGGATTTACAAACGTCTGCTGTGGAACTTCTAAATATAGTACGACCAATTGTGGCTATTGGTCGGTATGTTACATTCGGTGCACTGGCAATGCATGACTTTCCGGAAACGAACGAGAAATTAAAAACAGGTGATGATGGCTATAGCAGAATGTTTGTTCAGGAAGTTCGCCGTTATTATCCGTTTGGTCCATTTCTCGGTGCTAAGGTGCGTAACGATTTTACATGGGGAGGGCACCACTTTAAAAAGGATACACTTGTTTTCCTCGATATTTATGGCACCAACCATGACCCTGATTTGTGGAAAGAACCTTATACCTTCAATCCGGAGCGTTTCAAGGAATGGAAAGGCAGGCTTTTTGATTTTATCCCACAGGGCGGCGGTGATTACCATATGGGACATCGTTGTGCAGGGGAATGGGTGACGATAGAAGTGATGAAGGTGAGCCTGGAGTTTCTGGCGAACCACATGGATTATAAGGTGCCGAAACAGGATTTGCGGTATGACATGGTACGAATACCATCCTTACCGAAAAGCAGGTTTATGATAAGTGATGTGACGGCAAAATAA
- the thrB gene encoding homoserine kinase codes for MRPFRIHVPASSANIGPGFDSLGLALGLYLTLDVATAETREVVQCSPHLPEMPTGEDHYIFQIADQTAARWHKELPPCKVTLQSDIPLARGLGSSASAIVAGIELANQLCKLSLSPEDKLTFGNEIEGHPDNIAPSIFGGLTITTIAAGSVDWIQMPGVDADVVVFIPDQDLKTAAARKVLPATYSRELATAGSSVSNVFVASLLSGNYPMAGKMMENDLFHEPYRSDLIPNYNEIRRHAKENGAYGTVISGAGPTMISLFPKGEADAIVPQLQRIFPAYDIKRVAVDSKGVNTTWG; via the coding sequence ATGAGACCATTTCGCATACACGTACCAGCCAGTTCGGCAAATATAGGCCCGGGGTTTGACTCTCTGGGCCTAGCGTTAGGTTTATATTTAACATTGGATGTAGCCACTGCAGAGACCCGGGAAGTTGTGCAATGTTCCCCGCATTTGCCTGAAATGCCAACTGGCGAGGATCATTATATTTTTCAAATAGCCGATCAAACGGCAGCACGCTGGCATAAAGAACTTCCGCCGTGTAAAGTAACGTTGCAGAGTGATATACCACTTGCCCGTGGACTTGGCAGCAGCGCTTCAGCGATTGTTGCTGGAATAGAGCTTGCCAATCAGCTGTGCAAGCTGTCTTTATCGCCAGAAGACAAGCTCACGTTTGGCAATGAGATTGAGGGACATCCGGATAATATCGCTCCGTCTATATTTGGCGGGCTGACGATAACCACAATCGCTGCCGGATCCGTTGATTGGATTCAAATGCCTGGTGTGGATGCCGATGTCGTTGTCTTTATCCCTGACCAAGATTTAAAAACTGCGGCAGCACGAAAGGTTCTGCCGGCTACTTATTCAAGGGAACTTGCTACAGCTGGAAGTTCCGTCAGCAATGTTTTTGTCGCATCATTGCTGTCTGGTAATTATCCCATGGCAGGCAAAATGATGGAAAATGATTTATTTCATGAGCCTTACCGGTCTGATTTGATTCCGAATTATAACGAAATCAGACGGCACGCTAAAGAAAATGGCGCATACGGAACCGTTATTAGCGGTGCAGGGCCAACAATGATATCACTTTTTCCAAAGGGAGAAGCAGATGCAATTGTCCCTCAACTACAAAGAATATTCCCTGCCTATGATATTAAACGAGTAGCCGTTGATTCTAAAGGGGTGAATACGACCTGGGGTTAA
- a CDS encoding BCCT family transporter, protein MDWTTFAVSGGFLILFIVLSLMNSEAVSNWITTLFDFSAKYFGAYWQVLMFGNFVIGIFLGFSRFGKVRLGGANEPKYSYYRWVAMILVTLLASGGVFWAAAEPMNHYMTEPPLFGGGEFENIPAAFAQAFMHWGFFAWAILGTLATIVMMYVHYSKGYPMRPRALLFPVFGEKIFHKSIIGSAADIFSIIAIAAGTLGPLGFLGLQISYGLNHIFNVPNTVTVSVMVIVVLVAIAAISAATGVDRGILILSRVNVGMTFVLGIIVLLIGPTFFIIDSFVGGMGTYLQNFFTMSFFRGDDAWLGSWTLFFWGWFIGYGPMLIIFISRISRGRTIRELIIAVSIVAPLVTNFWFSIIGGTGVFFEIGNPGSVSGALNEAGMPAAVMAIMDQLPIGMIMAVAFLVISVIFVATTADTISYTVAVTLTGNDQPKRWLRVFWALIFGVTAMVILTIGEGSITAIQNSIVITAVPVSFLLLPPLWNAPQIAKKMALEQGLMWERPRKGRSIKVYNRK, encoded by the coding sequence ATGGATTGGACGACATTTGCAGTAAGTGGCGGATTCTTAATTTTATTTATTGTTTTATCACTCATGAACAGTGAAGCAGTATCAAATTGGATAACTACGCTTTTTGACTTTTCCGCAAAATATTTTGGGGCTTATTGGCAGGTCCTCATGTTCGGTAACTTTGTCATTGGGATATTTTTAGGCTTTTCAAGGTTCGGAAAGGTACGTCTTGGTGGAGCAAATGAGCCTAAGTATAGCTACTATCGCTGGGTTGCGATGATTTTAGTTACACTCCTGGCAAGTGGTGGTGTATTCTGGGCGGCAGCTGAACCAATGAATCACTATATGACGGAGCCTCCATTATTTGGCGGTGGAGAGTTTGAAAATATACCGGCTGCTTTTGCACAGGCATTTATGCATTGGGGCTTTTTCGCCTGGGCAATTCTGGGGACATTGGCTACCATTGTAATGATGTATGTGCACTATAGCAAAGGTTATCCTATGCGGCCGCGAGCGTTATTATTTCCGGTTTTCGGAGAGAAAATATTCCATAAGAGTATTATCGGTTCCGCGGCTGATATTTTTTCCATTATCGCAATCGCTGCGGGTACATTGGGACCTCTAGGTTTTCTTGGGTTACAGATATCATATGGTCTCAATCATATCTTTAACGTGCCAAATACTGTAACAGTAAGTGTTATGGTTATTGTCGTCCTTGTAGCGATTGCTGCAATCTCAGCTGCTACTGGCGTTGACAGAGGAATTCTTATCTTAAGCCGTGTTAATGTTGGTATGACTTTTGTGTTAGGTATTATTGTCTTGCTGATTGGCCCAACGTTTTTTATTATTGATTCATTCGTTGGTGGAATGGGAACTTACTTACAAAACTTCTTTACGATGAGTTTTTTCCGCGGTGATGATGCATGGCTCGGTTCGTGGACACTATTTTTCTGGGGCTGGTTTATTGGTTATGGCCCAATGCTGATCATCTTTATCAGTCGCATTTCCCGCGGGAGAACAATAAGGGAATTGATTATTGCGGTGTCCATCGTTGCGCCACTCGTTACGAATTTCTGGTTCTCCATTATAGGTGGTACAGGGGTCTTTTTTGAAATCGGCAACCCAGGCTCTGTATCGGGCGCCCTGAATGAAGCCGGAATGCCTGCTGCTGTTATGGCGATTATGGATCAATTGCCGATCGGCATGATTATGGCGGTTGCGTTTTTAGTTATATCGGTTATTTTCGTAGCAACAACTGCAGATACAATATCTTATACAGTTGCTGTAACACTAACTGGTAACGATCAACCTAAACGATGGTTGCGTGTATTTTGGGCGTTAATTTTCGGTGTAACAGCAATGGTAATCCTGACCATTGGAGAAGGAAGCATAACGGCTATCCAGAATTCGATTGTCATTACCGCTGTACCTGTATCGTTTCTGTTATTGCCGCCGTTATGGAACGCACCGCAAATTGCTAAAAAGATGGCGCTGGAACAGGGGCTTATGTGGGAAAGACCACGAAAAGGAAGATCAATTAAGGTTTACAATAGAAAGTAA